The Streptomyces tendae genome contains the following window.
GTCGCCGCGGAGTTGGTGGGCTGGGCCAGCCCTCTGACACCGGCGTCGTACGTGGTCTCCAGGTCGTGGATGACGATGGTGTCGATCCGGATGCCATTGGCGGGCCGGTTGGCGACCTGAACACCCGCAGGCGAGCCAGGCACGAAGGTGCACTGCACCGTCGGCGGGCATTCCGTGGTGGCCACGTCCGATGCCTTGAGGTGCAGCCTGTCCACCTGCGAGGTGGCCGGACGGACGGCGGGTGTACCTTCCAGACGGATACGCTGACCGTCCTGGGTCACACCGGCGGCGCCCTTGCCGATCGTCTTGAAGACGCGGTCGGCGAAGGCCACCGCGGCCTGCTTCTGCGGCGACTGGCTGTAGCGGGCCACGGCGCCGTACCACTGGGACACGTCGGATGACGTACCGCCGGCCACCTGCTTCTGATACGAGGCGAGAAGGGCGGCACCGCCACGGATGTTCGCCACCGGGTCCTTGCGGAGGCTGTCCTCGGACATGCCGGTCAGCCTCGCGGCGGCCTGCAGCGTGTGCAAAGCAGGGTTCGCGGTCAGGGAGCCGAGGTCGGCACGGCCGGCTGCGCCGGCGTCGCCGCCGGCCATCATCTCCGGCGTGACGTCCGTGAGATGCATGGGGCCGAAGCCACCGTCGGCGCTGGGCATCGCGCCGTGCGCGTCCCAGCCGGATTCCTGGTACGCCACGCCGAGCAGGACATTGACGGGAATGTCGTACTCCGCCGCGGCGGCGGCGAAGTCCTGCTGTCGCGCCTCGGAGACGGCGCCCGCTCCGGTGTCGGCAAGGGCGGTGAACTGCACTGTGGCCAGACCGCCCGCGGCCAGCGCCCCCACCGCGATGACGAGGGGAAGTCGAAGTCGCCTTCTTCTCTTGTGCAAAATGCTGATCCTTATACGGGGTTGGACGGTCGTCGGCCGCGCCGCGACCAGGTCGTCGAGGGAATCGTGAGGCAACCCGGCACGCGGCGGGGAGTGACCGCCCTCCGGCCGCCCGGGAATACTCGGGCCACCCGATCGTGGGCGGCCGGCGCCGACCCGCGGGGACCCAACGCCGTACGCCAGGACGGCTCTCATGCCCGGGGGTTGCCCGATGCAGGAGGTCGCCCACTGTCTGGGGTGGGGGCGGGCTCCATAAGCACGACTCCACCTTTTGTTGCCCAGTCAAGTATTGCACAGAAACTGAGCGAGTCGTTGAGCTCGTGGGAGGCCCTGACGCATTCGCTCTCGCACAGCCTTCGCTGCGCCCACACTCTGCTCCGGCGTCAGGTATGACCGCAGGAGACACCGGTCTCGACGGCGTCATCGGCGCCTCCTTCTGGCCCTTCGTCCGCCGCAACAGGGCACTCGCGACCGTCTCCTGAAGCAGCCGGCCTTCCGCGGTCGGGCCGGTTGGCCCCGGCAGAAGACGCCGTCTGAGACAGGAGGGCACCCCCACTCCCCCCGGCGTCGGCGTCGGCGTCGGCGCAAGAGAGCCTCAATCACCGCTCCCCACCGCACCGGACGGGCAACAGCGGAAGCCGTGGGGCGGCGGACGTCAGGGCACGTGCTCACCGGCACAGGGGGAATCGCTCGGCCGTTTGCGCTACTCAGCCCCGGTGGTGGGAACTTCTGCGAGGGATCGCACCATTTCGGCCAGCCGTTTCCGGTCCCGGTTGGCAGCCTTCATGCTCAGGAAGCGCAGGAGGGTGAAGAAGGCGTCATCACTTTCGATGTTGCGGTCCAGAAGCATCGCAAGCGCTCCTGGCTCGTCGTAGGGAACCCGCCGTGCGCGCGGTTCATCACCGCGCGTACCAAGCGCGTCCGGCCGCGTGGTGACCGGAGTCACGGTGTCTGCCCGCGGCTCAGGCACAGCCCTGGAGGACGGCCCGGCCTCCGACACGTCATCCGTCTCCTCCGGCGCCTCCGGTTCCGGTTGACTCCCGACAGCCGTGCCGGTCGCTGTTGGCACATCGTCATTCACTGTCGCGGAGCGGGGCTCCTCGACCGGCCGTGGGGTGCCGCGGTCCTTCTTCTTGGCAGCCTCTTTTCTGGCGCGTTCGTCCTTCAGTGCCTGGAGGACCCTTTGCTGGTCCTCCGGGGGCTTGTTCCCCACCGCTCGCAGCAGATCAATGGGCTCCTCGTTGATCCGTGCCTGAAGCTCCGGAGTGAGGTTCAGCAGGGCGAGCCGCTGAGACACCCAGCCCTGCGAACGGTGCAGCCGCTTGGCCAGGGCAGTCTGGCTGCCGTGGATGGCCAGAAGCCGCTGCAGTGCTCGGGCTTCGTCGAGCTCTTCGAGGTCCTGTCGATGAATGTTGGCGACGAGGGCCGACTCGAGCAGTTCCTCGGAGGTGCTGCCCTCGTCGTCACTGACCATGACTTTGATCGTGGCCAGCCCTGCTTCGCGAGCCGCCGCGAGTCGGCTGCTGCCGTCGATCACGACGTAGGTGGTGTCGGGCTCGAGGTCTGCCTCGCGGTCCGGATTGGCCTTGAGGTAGGCGTCACGGTTCATCACGGTGATCGCCTGCTTCTGACCATGCGTCTTCAAACTTCCGGCGAGGTCAGTGAGGTCGCCCAGCGTGGAACGGGGGTTGTCGGGATTGGTGCTGATGCGGTTGAGGGGAAGCACCGAAGGTGGAGCGACGCCATCAGTGGGTACCCCCGTAGCGGCAGCGACCGCTTGACGGCGAGCGCTGACGGGCCGCGCTCCCCCACCGAAACGGCCGGCTCCCAGCTGGTCGGCCTTGCTCATGCGATCTCCCTGGCCAGTGCGCGCATGCCGATCGCCTGCTGGGACCTCGGAGCGTAGGACAGCAGCGGCTGCTTCATGCGAACCGCTTCCTTCTGCTCCTTGAGATCCCCGATGAGTCCGACTACGCGCGGATCCTTTATGTCGACCCACCCTTGAAGGGAGGAAGTGGCGATGTAGCCACGTCGTGAGTCGTACAGATTGACGACGATGCCGAGGTAGTCGACATCGATCTGCAGGTCACCGCGCAGGTCTTCGATCTGCGTGGTGAGCAGCTCGTAGGCGTCCGCCGAACTGTCCTCCGCCTGCACGACGATGAGAGCGCCCGACTGCCCGGGCTTCTCACCCTCACGGCGGCGTCCGTAGTAGGAGGCCGCGTCCATGCTCAGACCCAGGCTGGGCGGACAGTCGACGAGGATGACGTCGTAATCGGCTTCGAGCGGTGCCAGAGCACGTTCGAGCGCGGCCTCCCGGGCCCGCACCGCAGAGAGTCGTACATCAAGGAGAAAGGCATCGTTGCACGCGGGCAACAGGTGGAGACGGCCACCGAAAGCGGCGTCGTCGATGGAGACGACGAGGTCCCGCAGATCACCCTTGGGATCACCCGCCATGTGGTTGGTGAGGCTGTCACCATTCATCGGCAGGGGGCTCGCACCGAGTTGATTGGTCAGGTGGCATTGCGGATCGAAGTCGACGAGGAGCACTCGAAGACCCAGACCAGGCAGGTTCTCGATGTCGAGGGGGTCCCCGGTGACCTGGTCGTCCTGCCCCGCCTCACTGGCTCTCAGTGCCTTGGTCAGCGCCTTGGCAATCTGCACGCTGTGCAGCGTATTGGGGTCCTCCGCGAGCGCTTCACCGAGGCCGGCGGTGATGGCGGTCTTCCCGACTCCTCCCTTCTGGTTGCACACGATGATGCGTCGAGTGATCTCGGGGCGTTCGACGTCGGGCGCCGGATGCGTGTCGAGCCACAACTGGACGGACTGGGCCAGACCCTGGATCAGGGAGATCCGACGGTCGGCGACAACCTGCCGGAAGTCGTCCCACTGGCCCGGCGGAAGAAAGGTGGAGAAGGAGTCGGCACCGGACGTGTCGACAGAAGTCGTTGTCGAGGCGAGACCGCACCAGTCCCTGATGCCCTGTTCGACGGCTGCCTGAATCTCGATGCCCCGTTGTGCGGCTCTGATCTTGAGGTTCTGCCGGAGCCATCCCGGCAGTTTGGAGACGACCTTCTCGCGGTCGCTGGAAGTGGCTGGCGAACTCATGGGAGACACCTTACTAACGTCTTCGCTCCATCGCTGCAGCGACACGTTAGCAATCAGGAAGACGTGACGGACCAACCATCGCATAATCAGGCATACCTGGCCGGCCCTCAGCCAACGGCGCCTCCTATTACGACGTAATGGAGGACCCGTTCGGCTCACCTCTCTCCTGCGTCACCCCCTTCTCCTCTGCCGCCGTCGCCCCTCTCCCCCGCTCTCGACACCGCGGGGCGCGCCGTGGAGCCGCTTGCAGCACTCGAGGAGGACTCGTCTGGGCATGGACGGCAGCTATTACGCCGTAATAGGTCGGCCGCAGCGTCATACCTCAGCTCCCGACACCGGCTGCGAGCCGCGCCGGTCTCTCTGACGGGCCTACGCCGTTGAGCGCAAAATCGTTCCTGACGAAAAATCTGATGGCAGGTCAGAAACAGGTCGTCCGCAACGAGGCACGTCGCATTGCGTTGTCGTGCCTCTCAGCAGCGCACCTGTTCCCCCGGCGTCGCCTTGAACGCTGTTCCCCTCGTGCGCAGTCGAGCAGCCGAGGCAAACGTTCCGGAACCATCGGCTTACTGCCGACGTGAGCGGTTGGTTGAAGCAACGCTGGACTAGGGGCTGTCCGATGGGTCAGTCGGATGCGGTGATACTCCGGCATGAGTAGAGACGCCGAGGTCATCGTGCTTGCCCGTTGGTCGGACGAGGTGATCGAGCCGTTGCCCCAGGACGACCCGGAACGCACGTGGCGAGGTCGCTTCGTGCCGATGGCGGGGCACTGGGGCTACGAGTTCGGGTGGGCCCTGGAGTGCGAGAAAATGCGTGCCCGCAAGGGGTTCGTGGTCCCCACCGCATACAAGAGGGATCGCACGATCGTGGAAGCAACACACGCGACCGTCCAATCAACCGCAGCTGTGACATCCAAGTGCTGGTGAACTGCGCCAAGAGTCGGCGCCAGATCCGGTCGGCAGACTAGCGGCGAGAAGCGTTCGAACCGTCTCCCACGCCCACAGCTCAAACATCTCCCGCCAGGCTGTCCGACCGACACAGCCTCCGCAGATCCCGCTAACCACCTCTCGTGAGTCCCCTACTCGGCGTCCGGCAGTGTCAGGGTCGGACGTTCGGGGTCCCGGCCGATGGAACGATCAGTTCACCTGCAGCCCGGCCTGACCCCGTCGATGTGCTGCCTCGTGCCCCTGCTGAGGGGACGGTCCAGTCCCTGCATATGACCGGCGAGGTGTCCCCCTGGGGGAATGTCGCCAGGCGACTCCACTATTACGACGTAATAGGCAGGCTGCCAGTGCGGAGCCGCTCGCAGGTGATCTGCCGCTGATGGAGGCTGGGGGAGGTGGGACGGCGCCGGGGGGAGTCATCGGCGTTCATTGCTGAGGTGTTTGCTTTTGGAGCCACGGCAGGATCAGCGGCGGCGGGATGAGTGTCATCCGCGAGGTCTGGCTGATGCTGGACGGCCGACCCAAGTCCATCCGGCCGATGGCCGAGCGTCTGCCGGACGGGGGCACGCAGGCCCTGCAGCAGTTCGTGAGCCAGTCTCCGTGGGGCCCGCTGCCGGTCAGACAGCGGATGGCCGAGAGGTTGTCCGGAGTTGTCAGGCCCGAGGTGTGGGTCATCGACGAGGTGTCGTTCCCCAGTGCGGCAAGCCATTGGTGGGAGGCCCGCTAGTGCTGCGGAGCGGGTAGGGAAGCGAGCGAACTGCCAGGTCGCAGTCAGTGACTATGCCGCCAACGACACCGCTTCGTGCCCGTGGGAGTGGCAGTTGCATCTGCCGCGTGAGTGGACGAACGAACCGGACCGTGCCTGCGGCGCAGGAGCCTCATGGACATGGTGCACCGGGAGAAGTGGCGTCTCGCGCTCGGCCTCCTGGACACACTCGCCGAATGGCACTTGAAGGCGCCAGTTGTGGTCGCCGATGCCGGCTACGGCATCAGCCCCCCGTTCCGGCTCGCTCTCCAGGAGCCAGGGCCGTCCTACGTCTGGCCATGACCGGGAAGAAAATCGCCCACCTCGAAGGCTGCCCCGGCCGCTAAGCATGCTTACGGCGGACTCACACCGCCCTTCCTTGCCCGCCTGCGCGAACCGCGATGACTTCGCGGTTCGCGGTGCTGACAGTGCGGCCCGCGGGCAAGCAGTACCTGGCCCAGCCCAGGAGGTGTCGGCGGCCGCAACGGGTAGGACAGCGTCCTGCCCGTCCGGACACTCCGCGTCGGATGGCCGGAGGGCCAGAGCTCTCCGACGGACTACCAGATATCGCACCTGCCTGCCACCACCCCGGCACTGAACTGACGCGGTGGGCGAAGACGCGGTAGCGGATCCAGCACGACTACCGCGAACTCAACACCTCTAGGGCCTGGACCACTTCGAAGGCCGTACCTGGCACAGCTGGCACCACTGCGGCACTCTCGTCACCGTCACTCAGGCTTCCTCATCCTCCTGCGGCTGGACCCACGACTCAGTTTCCGGCCTGGCCTGTCTCTCTGTACCCACAGCAGATCCAGCGCCGGGCCAGACGCTGCCAGATGCCCATTACGACGTAATAGACACCTGGCAGCAAGGCACCTGAGGCAACGGGGGAGTGGACCTCAGACGTCGACCAGTACCTTCGTCGAGGTGTCTCACGGACACCTCATTACGTCGTAATGGCAGAGGTCCCTCGTGTAGGCATCTCATGCGCGGCTAGGCCGATTCGTTTGGATCAACTGATCGTTGGTCTGGGTGTGCCGTTGACTGACGTGCAGTGGGCGCGGATCGAGCCGTTGTTGCCAGATCGGACGCCGCAGCGGGGTGGCCGGTGGCGGGATCACCGTGAGGTGATCGATGCGATTGCCTGGAAGTTCCAGACCGGATCGCAGTGGGTCCACCTGCCCAAGAAGTACGGAACTGGAGGGGCGTCTACAACAGGCTGCGGATGTGGGCCATCGACGGCACCTGGGAGCGGGTGTTCACCGCACTCATCGCACAGGCCGATGCCGAGGAAGACCTTGGTTGGGCCGTCTCGGTCGACTCCACTGTCGTGCGCGCGCACCAGCACGCAGCCGGCGAGCCCGATGACAATGCCATCGGCCGTTCTCGTGGTGGACTGACCACGAAGATCCACCTCGCCTCTGACGCTCACTGTCGGCCACTGGCCTTCGTGCTCACCGCCGGACAGGCCGGTGACGCGCCCGTCTTCGCTCACGTCATGGCCCGCCTCCGCGTCCCTCGGCAACGAGGACGTCCCCGTACCAGGCCGGACGTGGTCCTGGCCGATAAGGCGTACTCTTCACGCGCGATCCGCGAGCACCAAGCGCGGAATCCGGGCGGTCATCCCCGTTCCGGCCGATCAACGCGGCCACCGGCTGCGGCGCGGCAGCCAGGGCGGTAGGCCACCCGCCTTCGACCGCGAGGCGTACAAGCAGCGCAACACCGTCGAACGCTGCATCAACCGCTTGAAGCAGTGGCGGGGCCTCGCCACCCGCTACGAGAAGACCGCAACCATCTACCTGGCCGGACTCTACGTCGCTGGCATCTTTCTTTGGTCTGCCAGGCCAACGGCTCAGGAGCAGGAGTGAAGCGCATCGTCCCAGGCGCCAAGGCTGCGGTAGTGATTCTTGTGCCCGGCGGCAAGTACGTGGCGCAGTTCGGCAAGGTGCTGGGTGTTCGTGGGGAGATCCAGCTGGCCGAGGAAGGTCAGTGCGGCAGTCGGCTCCAGGTCGCCGTAGACGTCGTGGAAGCTCGCCAGAAGGCCGCGGAAGAGGGCCGAGTGCAGGGCAGGAAGTCGCATGGCGGTGCGGTACGTCAGCTCCTTCACCGTCCAGCGCACCGAACCCGAACACTCCAGAACCCGACGGGCTCGGCGG
Protein-coding sequences here:
- a CDS encoding ParB/RepB/Spo0J family partition protein, whose amino-acid sequence is MSKADQLGAGRFGGGARPVSARRQAVAAATGVPTDGVAPPSVLPLNRISTNPDNPRSTLGDLTDLAGSLKTHGQKQAITVMNRDAYLKANPDREADLEPDTTYVVIDGSSRLAAAREAGLATIKVMVSDDEGSTSEELLESALVANIHRQDLEELDEARALQRLLAIHGSQTALAKRLHRSQGWVSQRLALLNLTPELQARINEEPIDLLRAVGNKPPEDQQRVLQALKDERARKEAAKKKDRGTPRPVEEPRSATVNDDVPTATGTAVGSQPEPEAPEETDDVSEAGPSSRAVPEPRADTVTPVTTRPDALGTRGDEPRARRVPYDEPGALAMLLDRNIESDDAFFTLLRFLSMKAANRDRKRLAEMVRSLAEVPTTGAE
- a CDS encoding transposase, coding for MSVIREVWLMLDGRPKSIRPMAERLPDGGTQALQQFVSQSPWGPLPVRQRMAERLSGVVRPEVWVIDEVSFPSAASHWWEAR
- a CDS encoding ParA family protein, with amino-acid sequence MSSPATSSDREKVVSKLPGWLRQNLKIRAAQRGIEIQAAVEQGIRDWCGLASTTTSVDTSGADSFSTFLPPGQWDDFRQVVADRRISLIQGLAQSVQLWLDTHPAPDVERPEITRRIIVCNQKGGVGKTAITAGLGEALAEDPNTLHSVQIAKALTKALRASEAGQDDQVTGDPLDIENLPGLGLRVLLVDFDPQCHLTNQLGASPLPMNGDSLTNHMAGDPKGDLRDLVVSIDDAAFGGRLHLLPACNDAFLLDVRLSAVRAREAALERALAPLEADYDVILVDCPPSLGLSMDAASYYGRRREGEKPGQSGALIVVQAEDSSADAYELLTTQIEDLRGDLQIDVDYLGIVVNLYDSRRGYIATSSLQGWVDIKDPRVVGLIGDLKEQKEAVRMKQPLLSYAPRSQQAIGMRALAREIA